In Equus caballus isolate H_3958 breed thoroughbred chromosome 25, TB-T2T, whole genome shotgun sequence, one DNA window encodes the following:
- the SLC31A2 gene encoding protein SLC31A2 codes for MEMHFIFSDKVVLLFDFWSVHSPAGMAFSVLVVLLLAVLYESIKVGKAKLLHQALMSLSIPTSQQLIEEMDQDSSGSDSPPVSKTRLRWFLCHFGQSLIHVVQVVIGYFIMLAVMSYNTWIFLGVVLGSAVGYYLAYPLFSMV; via the exons ATGGAG ATGCATTTCATCTTCTCAGATAAGGTGGTGCTTCTGTTTGATTTCTGGAGTGTCCACAGTCCTGCAG GCATGGCCTTTTCGGTGTTGGTGGTCCTGCTCCTGGCTGTGTTGTATGAAAGCATCAAGGTTGGCAAAGCCAAGCTGCTCCACCAGGCTCTGATGAGCCTGTCCATCCCCACCAGCCAGCAGCTCATCGAAGAGATGGACCAGGATTCTTCAGGCTCAGACTCACCTCCAGTGAGCAAAACCCGCCTCAG GTGGTTTTTGTGTCACTTTGGCCAGTCGCTAATCCATGTTGTTCAGGTGGTCATTGGCTACTTCATCATGCTGGCTGTCATGTCCTACAACACCTGGATTTTCCTCGGTGTGGTGCTGGGCTCGGCTGTGGGCTACTACCTAGCCTACCCGCTTTTCAGCATGGTTTAG